In one window of candidate division KSB1 bacterium DNA:
- a CDS encoding aminoglycoside phosphotransferase family protein: protein MLNLQSSMAAMDSGITQVLARLRAQSHELWPEAPPQEFRIVHHLPRPYSNVYRLQLVSPQVAASFVYVKILAPKTKSPADPEKYVARLAAEFNVGQRLHERFRNEKEFAVIKPVAYYPEFLAIVSEEAPGESLAHLIAREGRFWPAAEKMERLAKHCRRAGQALAAMQKVTPESARFNPADLIEYIDLRLQRLVASEQTPFASADRRQILKFLETAIPAIPPEQLGSCGTHGDYAPFNLLAAPEKITVADLTMFKTGSAYNDLTYFHHRLEGYLHKPIYRRQTIRHLQNAFLDGYVEAMGKTKQQWRVTADLLFKILWIKHVVNNYSALMRQRVAPASKAAPLSAQLFNRHVFRRYNLWLKQFCR from the coding sequence GTGCTGAATCTGCAAAGCTCGATGGCAGCGATGGATAGTGGCATCACACAAGTCTTGGCGAGGTTACGCGCGCAATCGCATGAGCTCTGGCCCGAAGCGCCGCCGCAAGAGTTTCGGATTGTCCACCACTTGCCGCGTCCGTATTCGAATGTTTATCGCCTCCAGCTCGTTTCTCCGCAGGTGGCGGCAAGTTTTGTGTACGTTAAAATTCTTGCGCCGAAAACAAAATCTCCGGCCGATCCGGAAAAATATGTCGCGCGTCTCGCCGCCGAATTTAACGTCGGGCAAAGATTGCATGAGAGGTTCCGGAATGAAAAAGAATTTGCCGTGATCAAACCGGTGGCCTATTATCCGGAATTTTTGGCCATCGTGAGTGAAGAAGCTCCGGGCGAATCGCTGGCACATTTGATCGCGCGTGAAGGCAGGTTCTGGCCCGCTGCTGAAAAAATGGAACGCCTGGCCAAACATTGTCGGCGCGCCGGGCAGGCACTGGCCGCGATGCAAAAGGTGACGCCAGAAAGTGCCAGATTCAATCCGGCGGACTTGATCGAATACATTGATTTGCGTCTGCAGCGCTTGGTGGCGAGCGAGCAAACGCCTTTTGCATCCGCCGATCGCCGGCAGATTTTAAAATTTTTGGAAACCGCCATCCCAGCGATTCCTCCGGAGCAATTGGGGTCGTGCGGCACGCATGGTGATTACGCGCCGTTTAACCTGCTGGCCGCCCCGGAAAAAATTACCGTCGCCGACTTGACCATGTTCAAAACCGGTTCGGCCTATAATGATTTGACGTATTTCCATCACCGTCTCGAAGGTTATCTGCACAAACCCATCTACCGCCGGCAAACCATCCGGCATTTGCAAAATGCGTTTTTGGACGGTTATGTCGAAGCGATGGGCAAAACGAAACAGCAATGGCGCGTTACTGCTGATTTGTTGTTCAAGATTCTGTGGATCAAACACGTTGTGAACAACTATAGCGCCCTCATGCGGCAACGTGTCGCGCCGGCAAGCAAAGCCGCGCCGCTTTCAGCGCAGCTTTTCAACCGGCACGTGTTTCGCCGTTACAATCTTTGGTTAAAGCAGTTTTGCCGATAA
- a CDS encoding glycosyltransferase family 4 protein, with protein sequence MSEPTKKILIVAYIFPPLARAGVHRTVRFVRYLAPLGWDMTVLTADESYYPFNSPIDRALLKKIPPTIKVEATKIFRGFNKLLELKNRTTQAANNKRQITKDQLRATSHKQPATCIQQQAPSPWQRCKDLITDLMTIPDKDVNWLPYAFFAALKLHRRERFDIIYSTAPPFTGHLVAYLVKKITGLPWVADFRDPWARAPWKSELMAGTRRGRAAEFLEAKFVHAADRVILNTDWTWREFAEFYGEATARKFAVIPNGFDPEDFLNVQHRRVKNGKLVITHTGSLYRKRDPGSFFEALGKLLAGGQIKPDEIELRFVGGIAPELYGSFQYAEALRQVLQVMPPVSHREALAFQAESDVLLILQPGSSMSIPGKIFEYIAMRKKILALTPDGATADVVRRHDLGLVVDPDDAQAIQAALLQLVKEFRNGGIKPPAVDGAFHKYDGVRLTQRLHEELLGCLEKRNHSRAESAKLDGSDG encoded by the coding sequence TTGTCCGAGCCTACTAAAAAAATTTTGATCGTGGCGTATATTTTCCCGCCGCTGGCGCGCGCCGGTGTGCATCGCACGGTGCGCTTCGTGCGCTATCTGGCGCCGTTGGGCTGGGATATGACCGTGCTCACCGCCGATGAATCTTATTATCCATTCAACTCGCCGATTGATCGGGCACTGTTAAAAAAAATTCCGCCGACTATAAAAGTTGAAGCCACCAAGATTTTTCGCGGCTTCAACAAACTATTAGAGCTGAAAAATCGCACGACACAAGCGGCAAATAACAAGCGGCAAATAACAAAAGACCAGCTACGAGCAACGAGCCACAAGCAGCCAGCAACATGCATCCAGCAACAAGCCCCCAGCCCCTGGCAGCGCTGCAAAGATTTGATCACCGACTTGATGACGATTCCGGATAAAGACGTCAATTGGCTGCCGTATGCTTTTTTCGCCGCGCTCAAGCTGCATCGCCGTGAACGCTTCGACATTATTTATTCCACCGCGCCGCCGTTTACCGGCCACCTCGTCGCCTATTTGGTAAAAAAAATTACCGGCTTGCCCTGGGTGGCGGATTTTCGTGATCCCTGGGCGCGTGCGCCGTGGAAGTCCGAGCTGATGGCTGGAACGCGACGCGGCCGCGCCGCTGAATTTTTGGAAGCAAAGTTTGTTCACGCTGCCGATCGGGTTATTCTGAACACCGACTGGACGTGGCGTGAATTTGCCGAATTTTACGGTGAGGCGACGGCAAGGAAATTCGCCGTGATTCCCAATGGCTTTGATCCGGAAGATTTTTTAAACGTGCAACACCGCCGGGTTAAAAATGGCAAGTTGGTGATCACGCATACCGGCTCGTTGTATCGCAAGCGCGATCCCGGAAGTTTTTTCGAGGCGTTGGGAAAATTGCTGGCGGGCGGGCAAATCAAACCGGATGAAATCGAGCTGCGGTTTGTCGGCGGCATCGCGCCGGAGCTTTACGGCAGTTTTCAGTACGCCGAAGCGCTGCGGCAGGTGCTGCAGGTGATGCCGCCGGTTTCGCATCGTGAAGCGCTCGCGTTTCAAGCTGAAAGTGACGTGTTGCTGATTTTGCAGCCGGGCAGCAGCATGTCGATTCCGGGGAAAATTTTTGAATACATCGCCATGCGAAAAAAAATCTTGGCGCTGACGCCGGATGGTGCGACAGCCGACGTTGTTCGCCGGCATGATCTCGGGCTGGTTGTCGATCCCGATGATGCGCAGGCGATTCAGGCGGCGTTGCTGCAACTGGTCAAGGAGTTTCGCAACGGCGGCATCAAGCCGCCCGCTGTCGATGGTGCATTTCACAAATACGATGGTGTGAGGTTGACGCAACGGCTGCATGAAGAGTTGCTGGGTTGCTTGGAAAAACGAAATCATTCTCGTGCTGAATCTGCAAAGCTCGATGGCAGCGATGGATAG